The stretch of DNA TACATCGGCGGGCAGCAGTTCTTCCACCGGCAGAACTCGATGATCGCCGAGCGTCCGGACCTGTTCCTCCGCATCGACTCGGCCGACGACTTCGCGAAGATCAAGGGGTCTGGGCGCATCGGAATCCTGCTCGGCGCGCAGAACTCGGATCACTTCGTGCGCCCGGACTCCCGCGGCGACATGCTCGGCACCGTGGACGAGTTCTTCACGTACGGGCAGCGCGTCTCGCAGCTCACGTACAACTCGCAGAACTGGTTCGCGAGCGGCTCCACCGAGCGCGTGGACGGCGGGATCTCCGACCTGGGGGCGGCGCTCATCGAGCGAATGAACAAGGTCGGGATGGCGGTCGACACGTCGCACTGCGGCGACCGCACCACGCTCGATGCGCTGGCGCTGTCGAAGAAGCCGGCGCTCGTCACGCACTCCAATGCGCGCGCGCTGGCCAACAATCACCCGCGCTGCAAGCCGGACGAGGTGATCCGCGCCGTGGGCAAGGCGGGGAGCGTGATGGGGATCACCGGCGTGCGCATGTTCGTGAAGGGGAACGAGCCCACCACCGTCGAGGACTTCTTCAACCACATCGACTACGTGGCGAAGATGATCGGGATCGAGCACGTCGGGATCGGGAGCGACAGCGACCTGCAGGGCTACGACGACATGCCGCCTGACGAGTACAAGCGCCTCAAGGACAGCTACAAGGGGAGTTACGGCTTTCGCGACAAGATCGACATC from Gemmatimonadaceae bacterium encodes:
- a CDS encoding membrane dipeptidase, which codes for MTSRRSVIKLGAAAVFAPMINRGRFTLPHIPQQQYSTRAIDLMKRAVVIDMLAPLHIGSNGNKWLQKPSSITADDFAPFLASGINVFHTAVGFGGPNAYIGGQQFFHRQNSMIAERPDLFLRIDSADDFAKIKGSGRIGILLGAQNSDHFVRPDSRGDMLGTVDEFFTYGQRVSQLTYNSQNWFASGSTERVDGGISDLGAALIERMNKVGMAVDTSHCGDRTTLDALALSKKPALVTHSNARALANNHPRCKPDEVIRAVGKAGSVMGITGVRMFVKGNEPTTVEDFFNHIDYVAKMIGIEHVGIGSDSDLQGYDDMPPDEYKRLKDSYKGSYGFRDKIDIEGIDHPKRMFDVTEGLIRRKYTDDQIIGVLGGNFQRVLADIWAGMPGR